The window TGCTGGTTGAGATCGTACCCAAGATGTACGCGTCACAACGTTCACTGCTCTTTGCCCGTCGCCACTCCCGGGTTATCGGGATCATAAACCGCCTTATGGAGCCCTTCACGTCGTGGATGGTAAATCGAAGCATCGGTTTCGGCAAAAGTGCCATCGGGAAAAGGTATGAAATCTCGATGGACGACCTCTCCAAGGCGCTTGAAATCACATCGGGAGAGATCCAGCAGGAACAGGAGAAGGAGATGCTGGAGGGTATCATCCGATTCAAGGACAAGACAGTGGAGGATATCCTGGTCTCAAGGAGCGACATGGTGGCCCTCGACATTACCACTTCATTCAGGGAGGTGATCAGGTTTATCGTGGAGGCGGGTTTTTCCCGGATCCCTGTTTTCGAGGAGAGTCCGGACAACATCAAAGGTATCCTCTATGTCAAGGACCTGCTGCCACACCTTATCAAGACAGACAATTTCCGCTGGCAGTCCCTGATCCGCCCCGCCTACTTTGTACCGGGGACAAAACGGATCGACGACCTGCTCGAGGAGTTCAGGGCCAACAAGAACCACATGGCCATTGTGGTGGACGAATATGGTGGCACATCTGGACTGGTGACGATGGAAGATATCCTGGAGGAGATTGTTGGAGATATCAGCGATGAGTACGACGAAGAGGCAAAACCTTTCTACACGCTCGCCCCGGACGGCTCATACATCTTTGAAGGGAAGACGTCGCTCGACGATTTCATCGAGGTGACCGGCGTTCCGGAGAGGGATTTTGAAAAGTTGCAGGAGGAGGCTGATACCATAGCTGGATTGGTGCTGGAGCTAAAGGGAGACTTCCCCAAACGGAAGGAGCTGGTGGAGTACAAGCGGTATGGATTCCAGGCGGAAGAGATGAGCAAGCGGAGGATCGTGAAGGTCCGCTATATCCCTCCAAAAGAGGAGAACAACTGAGACGATGCTGCTACGCAAGGAACATATCGACGATGGCGGTCTGATCGGGATCGGAACGATAAGCGGCGATTACCGGGAGCTGCTCCGGTTGCTTCCCGCGGGACAGCTGCAGGCGGCGAAGGAGGTCATCTCCAAGATGCGCTCCGAGAGAAGGGTCATGGAGTGGCTGACCACCAGGGTTTTGCTATTCGAACTGCTGGGAGAGGAGAAGATCATCGATAACCAACCCGATGGAAGGCCGTTTCTGGTAGATGGATCCTACAAAATAAGCATATCCCACACAAGGGAGTATGCGGCGCTGCTGCTACATAGGGAGTGTCCCGTGGGAATTGATGTAGAGACCATCTCGGAACGGGTAAAGAGATTGTCGGAAAAATTTATCTCGGAGCACGAATATATCGACCCCTCTCAACAAGTCATCCATCAACTGCTGCACTGGTCGGCCAAAGAGACAATGTTCAAGGTAATGGAGGAGAGGGAGATCGACTTCAAGATCCACCTACGTGTACACCCTTTTCAGCCTGGAATGAAGGGCCATTTCCAAGCCAGCGAATCAAAGACGCTGCAAAGAAAAACCTACCAGATACATTATGAGATACTGCCCGGCGCTGTACTAACCTGGGTTGTGGACAGATAAGGCGATCTCGTCGTCATTCAAGGAGAATCTGCCCCTGTCGACCAGAAAACGGATTACCCTGATCACTTTTTCGGCAGGGAAGCCGGGAAGCGATCTCAGCAGGTCGTCCAACCGCTGCGGCGAGCTGCTCTCCAGCGATCGGGTCAGCAACGATTCGATTTCGCGGAATTCATAGTTAGAGAGGCCCGACTCACTCTTCCTGAGGCAAACATCGCAGTAACCGCAATCTTTAGGGTCTGGCTCATCGAAATAGATCAGCAGCATCCTGCCACGACAGATTTCCAGATTCTCGGCATAATCGGCCATTGCCACAATCCTCTTCTCGAATCGTCGCCTACGCTCCTCGTAGACGGAACGGGGAATCGACACAAATGGAGTATCTTCACGGGAAGAGGTATAGACGATAAAGGGGGTTCTCTTTTGCGGCACATACTGTATGTAGCGCAACCGGGCCAGGTGAAGCAGCATCTGATAGATCTCGTCGCGCGACTTGCCAAGACGGATCGCCAACATTGCCTCGTCGATATAGGCATCTTCCGAAAAGATGCCGGTATAACTCCTGAGGATGACATGAATCAGCTCATCGTACTCTTTCGACAGATCGAGGGAATATAGCTCGTCGCGATATAGCAGGAATCTCAGCCTCGAGCGGGCATCCACCTCCTCGGTATACTCGATGTAGCCGGCCAGCTCAAGGATTTTCAACGCATGATACGCCTGGAGGTGGGGAAACCTGAAGGCATGACAGAACTCATGCAGGTTGAAGTCGTACACGGCGTTGAGTCCCGACCCGACAGCAATCTGGAAATAGTTGCCCAGCGCCTCGTAAACCCGCACGATAAATTCCTTCTGGGGAAACGAATCGGTGATCCGCTTTTTCAATTTTGCACTATCGGCCTTCGTATACAACACAACGGCATAAGCACGCTCACCGTCGCGACCGGCACGTCCGGCCTCCTGGTAATACTCCTCCAGCGAGTTGGGCAGATCCATATGGATTACCAGTCTCACGTCGGGTTTATCGATACCCATGCCAAAAGCGTTTGTTGATACAATGACGCGGCACTCTCCCGTTTTCCAGGCATTCTGTTTGTAAACCTTCTCTTCGTGGGATAGGCCGGCATGGAAGAAATCGGCCGAAATCTTCGCTTTCTGCAACGCAACGGCGATCTCCCTCGTCTCCTTTCGGCTGCGGACATAAACTATGCCCGACCCGTT of the Petrimonas mucosa genome contains:
- the gldE gene encoding gliding motility-associated protein GldE, whose product is MLHPEAQAAVLSAADYLLIVLTPILIFIDAIISGAEVAFFSLNQEETEEIHTDTDPKSKRVSRLLKNPERLMSALVIAYNLLNITLIVLLFHLLGLIPHFAGNPGSTILSLLIIALFLFLLVEIVPKMYASQRSLLFARRHSRVIGIINRLMEPFTSWMVNRSIGFGKSAIGKRYEISMDDLSKALEITSGEIQQEQEKEMLEGIIRFKDKTVEDILVSRSDMVALDITTSFREVIRFIVEAGFSRIPVFEESPDNIKGILYVKDLLPHLIKTDNFRWQSLIRPAYFVPGTKRIDDLLEEFRANKNHMAIVVDEYGGTSGLVTMEDILEEIVGDISDEYDEEAKPFYTLAPDGSYIFEGKTSLDDFIEVTGVPERDFEKLQEEADTIAGLVLELKGDFPKRKELVEYKRYGFQAEEMSKRRIVKVRYIPPKEENN
- a CDS encoding 4'-phosphopantetheinyl transferase family protein, with the translated sequence MLLRKEHIDDGGLIGIGTISGDYRELLRLLPAGQLQAAKEVISKMRSERRVMEWLTTRVLLFELLGEEKIIDNQPDGRPFLVDGSYKISISHTREYAALLLHRECPVGIDVETISERVKRLSEKFISEHEYIDPSQQVIHQLLHWSAKETMFKVMEEREIDFKIHLRVHPFQPGMKGHFQASESKTLQRKTYQIHYEILPGAVLTWVVDR
- a CDS encoding RecQ family ATP-dependent DNA helicase; protein product: MESALFHGILKEYWGYDSFRPLQEEIIQSVWERRDTLGLMPTGGGKSLTFQVPALGMDGLCLVVTPLIALMKDQVDNLREKGIKATAVYSGMSRDEILTALENCIFGDYKFLYVSPERLSSEIFLVKLQAMNICLLVVDESHCISQWGYDFRPSYLKIAAIRDTLPHVPVLALTATATREVADDIQEKLHFKAKNVLRTSFKRENLSYVVRTTENKIAELVHILRSVNGSGIVYVRSRKETREIAVALQKAKISADFFHAGLSHEEKVYKQNAWKTGECRVIVSTNAFGMGIDKPDVRLVIHMDLPNSLEEYYQEAGRAGRDGERAYAVVLYTKADSAKLKKRITDSFPQKEFIVRVYEALGNYFQIAVGSGLNAVYDFNLHEFCHAFRFPHLQAYHALKILELAGYIEYTEEVDARSRLRFLLYRDELYSLDLSKEYDELIHVILRSYTGIFSEDAYIDEAMLAIRLGKSRDEIYQMLLHLARLRYIQYVPQKRTPFIVYTSSREDTPFVSIPRSVYEERRRRFEKRIVAMADYAENLEICRGRMLLIYFDEPDPKDCGYCDVCLRKSESGLSNYEFREIESLLTRSLESSSPQRLDDLLRSLPGFPAEKVIRVIRFLVDRGRFSLNDDEIALSVHNPG